A region from the Azotosporobacter soli genome encodes:
- a CDS encoding hemolysin family protein: MAVALLLVLLNGFFVIAEFSMVKVRKTRLEELAQQEDSQAQLTLKILSSFDTYLGATQLGITLASLALGWLGEPAIASLLEPVLLQIMPDAAWLLGPLSIAVGFTIITFLHIVIGELVPKSMAIQRAEKLALFCSWPLYVFHKIGYPVILLFNRTARAILSILGIKPANEAELAHSEEELRMILSASQRGGVLNQMESELIDNVFDFADRLAREIMVPRQDMICLYLEDSYEENMKVVRETNHTRYPLCQGDKDNIVGMIHIRDLMDFDLCKTQDVDLRLVMREILVVPESMSVAKLLQLMRRRRIHLAVVADEYGGTAGLVALEDVLEEIVGDIQDEHDEVVAPEIQRMQDGVYQFDGRVLLDEVTDVLAIRLEEHEEDTIGGYLFALIGRKPEINDAVMIGEYQFTVLESSGFRIIRVKAERIEPTVEKEE; encoded by the coding sequence GTGGCGGTAGCGCTGCTCTTAGTTTTGCTGAATGGATTTTTTGTTATTGCGGAGTTTTCCATGGTCAAGGTGCGGAAGACTCGCTTGGAAGAACTTGCACAGCAAGAAGACAGCCAGGCGCAGCTTACTTTGAAAATATTAAGCTCCTTTGACACGTATCTCGGTGCGACGCAATTGGGCATTACCCTGGCATCATTGGCGCTTGGCTGGCTGGGCGAACCGGCGATTGCTTCCTTACTGGAACCCGTTTTGCTTCAGATAATGCCGGACGCTGCGTGGCTTCTGGGCCCCTTGAGTATTGCGGTCGGCTTTACGATTATTACTTTTTTACATATCGTAATTGGCGAATTGGTGCCGAAGTCAATGGCGATACAACGTGCCGAAAAATTGGCGTTGTTTTGCAGTTGGCCGCTTTATGTTTTTCATAAAATTGGTTATCCTGTGATTCTTCTCTTTAATCGAACCGCGCGTGCTATCTTGTCTATCCTTGGAATTAAACCCGCCAATGAGGCGGAATTAGCACATTCGGAAGAGGAATTGCGCATGATTCTAAGCGCCAGCCAGCGCGGCGGCGTTTTAAATCAGATGGAAAGTGAATTGATCGATAATGTCTTTGATTTTGCCGATCGCCTGGCACGTGAAATCATGGTGCCGCGTCAAGATATGATTTGTTTGTATCTTGAAGATTCCTATGAGGAAAACATGAAAGTGGTCAGGGAGACGAATCATACCCGTTATCCGCTATGCCAAGGCGATAAGGACAATATTGTAGGGATGATCCATATTCGCGATTTAATGGATTTTGATCTGTGCAAGACGCAAGATGTGGACTTGCGTTTGGTGATGCGTGAAATTCTTGTTGTACCGGAAAGTATGTCGGTGGCCAAGCTGCTGCAGCTGATGCGCCGACGCCGCATCCATCTGGCGGTGGTTGCTGACGAATATGGCGGAACGGCCGGGTTGGTGGCTCTTGAAGACGTTTTGGAAGAAATCGTCGGCGACATTCAAGACGAGCATGATGAAGTGGTGGCGCCGGAAATCCAACGCATGCAAGACGGCGTTTATCAATTCGATGGCCGCGTCTTGCTAGATGAGGTTACCGATGTTTTGGCGATTCGTTTGGAAGAACATGAAGAGGATACGATTGGCGGTTACTTATTTGCGCTGATTGGACGCAAGCCGGAAATTAACGATGCAGTGATGATTGGCGAATATCAGTTTACCGTGTTGGAATCGAGCGGCTTTCGAATCATTCGCGTTAAAGCGGAACGGATTGAGCCGACTGTCGAGAAAGAAGAATGA
- a CDS encoding PhoH family protein — translation MQEEQLIEVESNLEALAILGRHDEYLTLIDACYPVRIAIRGTELSIAGEAEAVEAVRELFQELLFLYRAGNPITTHDVTYGLRMLKAGQGKQLHQLFSDVVLVTGRGRQIKPKTLGQREYLAAIRQNAITLGIGPAGTGKTYLAVAMAVEALRNKEVERIILTRPAVEAGEKLGFLPGDLQDKVDPYLRPLYDALQDILGSDTFAKYMTKDVIEVAPLAYMRGRTLEDSFIILDEAQNTTIPQMKMFLTRLGFGSKMVITGDVTQVDLPQAGMSGLQHASRLLAGVAGIQVTHLAETDVVRHELVSRIIKAYAADEAAREK, via the coding sequence TTGCAAGAGGAGCAATTAATCGAAGTAGAATCTAACTTAGAAGCATTGGCGATTTTGGGACGCCATGATGAATATTTAACGCTTATTGATGCATGTTATCCGGTTCGGATTGCGATTCGCGGTACCGAGTTAAGCATCGCCGGAGAGGCGGAAGCTGTGGAAGCCGTGCGAGAGTTATTCCAGGAACTGCTTTTCTTATATCGTGCAGGAAATCCGATTACGACGCATGATGTGACGTACGGCTTACGCATGCTCAAAGCGGGACAGGGAAAACAATTGCATCAATTGTTTTCCGATGTCGTGTTGGTTACCGGGCGCGGACGGCAGATCAAACCGAAAACGCTGGGGCAGAGGGAGTACCTTGCGGCAATTCGGCAAAACGCAATCACTTTGGGCATTGGTCCTGCCGGAACGGGCAAAACGTATCTGGCCGTCGCAATGGCGGTAGAGGCGCTGCGCAACAAAGAAGTGGAGCGAATTATTTTAACGCGTCCGGCCGTAGAAGCGGGCGAGAAGTTGGGCTTTTTGCCGGGTGACTTGCAGGACAAAGTCGATCCCTATTTGCGTCCGTTATATGATGCGCTTCAGGATATCCTAGGAAGCGATACGTTTGCCAAGTATATGACGAAAGATGTGATTGAAGTAGCGCCGCTCGCGTATATGCGAGGGAGGACTTTGGAAGATTCTTTCATTATCTTGGATGAAGCGCAAAACACAACAATCCCGCAAATGAAAATGTTTTTAACGCGTCTTGGCTTTGGTTCAAAGATGGTGATAACGGGCGATGTGACGCAAGTTGATCTGCCGCAAGCGGGAATGTCGGGCTTACAGCATGCGAGTAGATTATTGGCTGGCGTAGCGGGGATTCAGGTCACGCATTTAGCGGAAACCGACGTCGTTCGCCATGAACTTGTCAGCCGGATCATCAAAGCATACGCTGCAGATGAAGCGGCGCGGGAAAAATAA
- the era gene encoding GTPase Era, whose product MNNEDFKSGFVAVIGRPNVGKSTLINSLIGQKVVIMSDKPQTTRNRIMCVLTQEDAQILFLDTPGIHKPKHRLGEYMVKAAENTLREVDLILFVVDASEGFGAGEEYILERLAQVKTPVFLVVNKVDKMSREDLFPIIKEYAAKREFSSVIPISALKKDNLECLVKEIKALLPEGPHYFPEDMVTDQPERLVIAELIREKVLHATREEIPHAIAVDIEEIKQRPNEDVYVRAVIYVERDSQKGIVIGARGALLKEIGKMARLDIEHLLGSKIFLDLWVKVKKDWRNKEGSLRSFGYD is encoded by the coding sequence ATGAATAATGAAGATTTTAAATCCGGCTTTGTTGCCGTAATCGGGCGTCCTAATGTTGGGAAATCGACGTTGATCAATAGTCTGATCGGGCAAAAGGTTGTCATTATGTCGGACAAACCGCAGACGACGCGCAACCGAATTATGTGCGTATTAACGCAGGAAGATGCGCAGATCCTATTCCTTGATACGCCGGGCATTCATAAACCGAAACACCGTTTAGGCGAATACATGGTGAAAGCGGCAGAAAACACGCTGCGTGAAGTCGACCTGATCTTGTTTGTCGTTGATGCGAGCGAGGGCTTCGGAGCAGGCGAAGAATATATTCTCGAACGACTGGCGCAGGTCAAGACCCCGGTCTTTTTGGTGGTGAATAAGGTCGATAAAATGAGCAGAGAAGACCTTTTCCCGATTATCAAAGAGTATGCGGCGAAACGTGAGTTCAGTTCAGTTATCCCGATTTCTGCATTGAAAAAAGATAATTTGGAGTGCTTGGTAAAAGAAATAAAAGCGCTTCTACCGGAAGGGCCGCATTATTTCCCGGAAGATATGGTGACTGATCAACCGGAACGACTCGTTATCGCTGAACTGATTCGCGAAAAAGTGCTGCATGCAACGCGTGAGGAAATACCGCATGCCATTGCTGTTGACATCGAGGAGATTAAACAGCGCCCTAATGAAGACGTCTATGTCAGGGCCGTCATTTATGTGGAGCGGGATTCGCAAAAAGGCATTGTCATCGGCGCACGCGGCGCATTGCTGAAAGAGATTGGCAAGATGGCCCGGCTCGATATTGAACATTTACTGGGGTCGAAAATCTTCTTGGACCTTTGGGTCAAGGTAAAAAAAGACTGGCGCAACAAGGAAGGCAGTCTGCGGTCCTTTGGCTATGATTGA
- a CDS encoding DUF4342 domain-containing protein — translation MEITLEKIDAVKERTGVSYREAKAALEACQGSVIEALIHLETHKPKGWTEEFSLRSGEVVDKVKDLVRQGNVNRICVKSEGKVLVEIPVTIGAIGAVVLPQIAALGMLAAVFKKCSIEVVRTDGSREETTVDDEDKTN, via the coding sequence ATGGAAATCACCTTGGAAAAAATTGATGCCGTAAAAGAGCGTACCGGGGTATCCTATCGAGAAGCAAAGGCTGCACTAGAAGCTTGTCAGGGCAGTGTGATTGAAGCGCTAATCCACCTGGAAACGCATAAACCAAAGGGGTGGACCGAAGAATTCTCTTTGCGTAGCGGCGAAGTCGTCGACAAAGTAAAGGATCTTGTGCGCCAGGGGAATGTCAATCGCATTTGCGTTAAGAGCGAAGGCAAGGTGCTGGTTGAAATTCCGGTGACAATCGGCGCGATCGGCGCAGTTGTACTGCCGCAAATCGCGGCTCTTGGCATGTTGGCAGCTGTTTTCAAAAAATGTTCGATTGAAGTCGTGCGCACGGATGGCAGTCGCGAAGAAACAACCGTTGATGACGAGGATAAGACCAATTGA
- the recO gene encoding DNA repair protein RecO, with protein MGRYQAEAVVVSVKDWGESDRLVMLFSRDMGKISALAYGAKRPRSQLAGGMQLFSHVEVSLLPGKVFEQVKQCEIKNSFRNIKEDLSRMAYGMFMLEVLNELCPERQPESELFDKLLAALTLLGRKNPRLVALAWAWQVLGEMGLSPRLDYCVFCGKDSEIARFDSRSGGCCCQTCGNENNMVMINAETILFLQVLSRLDWMSPPEFKITGSTLVQAERLVLDYLIHCLDKPLKSTEFIRQVGR; from the coding sequence ATGGGACGATATCAGGCGGAAGCCGTTGTAGTATCGGTCAAAGACTGGGGAGAAAGTGACCGCTTAGTGATGCTTTTTTCCCGTGATATGGGTAAGATCAGCGCGCTCGCGTATGGCGCTAAGCGCCCGCGTAGCCAGTTAGCGGGGGGCATGCAACTTTTTTCGCATGTTGAAGTATCCTTGTTGCCGGGCAAAGTGTTTGAACAGGTAAAACAATGTGAAATCAAAAATAGTTTTCGTAATATAAAAGAAGACCTTTCTCGGATGGCGTATGGAATGTTCATGTTGGAAGTGCTGAATGAACTTTGTCCGGAACGCCAGCCGGAAAGTGAATTGTTTGACAAGCTTCTGGCGGCGCTTACGCTTCTCGGCCGTAAAAATCCGCGTCTGGTTGCGCTGGCCTGGGCATGGCAGGTATTGGGTGAGATGGGGCTGAGTCCCCGACTTGACTACTGTGTTTTCTGTGGTAAGGACAGTGAGATTGCGCGCTTTGACAGTCGCAGCGGAGGCTGTTGCTGCCAAACGTGCGGCAATGAGAACAACATGGTAATGATCAATGCGGAAACCATTCTTTTTCTTCAAGTCCTGAGCAGATTGGATTGGATGTCGCCGCCGGAATTTAAGATCACCGGCAGTACGCTGGTGCAAGCAGAAAGACTGGTGTTGGACTATTTGATCCACTGTTTAGATAAACCTCTGAAATCCACCGAATTTATCCGGCAGGTGGGCAGATGA
- a CDS encoding GatB/YqeY domain-containing protein yields MLLKERLAEDMKQAMKEKEAGKLRLSVIRMVRASIKNLEIDRKTELDESGVLDVLAREVKMRRDSLEEFKKANRPDLVDSLERELDVLMAYLPKQLTEAEVRSLVQEAVAATQAVGPKDMGKVMAALMPKVKGCADGKLVNTLVKEQLNQ; encoded by the coding sequence ATGTTGCTGAAAGAGCGGCTGGCGGAAGATATGAAGCAAGCCATGAAGGAAAAAGAAGCCGGAAAACTCCGGCTGTCGGTTATTCGCATGGTGCGCGCCAGTATCAAAAATCTTGAGATTGACCGTAAGACAGAGTTGGATGAATCGGGCGTATTGGACGTTTTGGCGAGAGAAGTCAAGATGCGCCGAGATTCGCTTGAGGAATTCAAAAAGGCTAATCGGCCGGATCTGGTGGACAGCCTTGAACGGGAACTCGATGTATTAATGGCATACTTGCCGAAACAGTTGACGGAAGCCGAAGTTAGAAGCTTGGTGCAGGAAGCGGTCGCCGCTACCCAAGCCGTAGGTCCTAAGGACATGGGCAAGGTAATGGCTGCGTTGATGCCGAAAGTGAAAGGCTGTGCTGACGGAAAACTGGTTAATACTCTGGTGAAAGAACAACTGAACCAGTAA
- the glyS gene encoding glycine--tRNA ligase subunit beta, protein MAQELLFEIGTEEIPARFMPGVLKQLDNLARTKLAELRIAHGELKALGTPRRMVLTVRGIAERQADVVKESKGPSLKIAYDEAGNPSKACAGFARGQGVSVEELVQRDGYVYAIVEEKGQATETVMAQFLTDLLSGLAFPKNMRWGNWDVKFVRPVRWMLALLDGKVVPVEITGVLSGNKTRGHRFLSSGEFAVASIDQYLQTMREQHVLVDQDERRNLIRQQVQELAVAQGGVASIDEELLEEVVYLVEYPTPLCGRFEEEYLALPPEAVMTPMREHQRYFPVKKVDGSLLPMFITVRNGGSEHIDIVRHGNERVLRARLADAKFFFEEDKKVSLAQRVEKLKTIVFQDGLGTMHDKVERLGKLSLAVADAVGIAKTEAKDIARGALLAKADLVTGMVCEFTELQGIMGREYAKLNGESDAVAETIFEHYLPRFAGDELPATPAGQAVSIADKMDNIVATFSRGLIPTGSQDPYALRRQALGIVNILLAGRYHVSLLKLCQASAELLHVAPDKKEKLMNELADFFRLRLKNVLSEAGIRYDIVDAVMAVGCDDVYDAWLRAQAVAEAVDGKDWLAMAQSFTRAANLLKHGGTSRVKKELLSDPAEVVLFERVSAVQDKAAVLLEAKKFAELLSTLGELAEPIDAFFDAVMVMADDIAVKENRLSLLHAIVSMATPVVDLSKIVTA, encoded by the coding sequence ATGGCGCAAGAATTGCTGTTTGAAATAGGGACGGAAGAAATTCCGGCGCGTTTTATGCCAGGCGTGCTGAAACAGTTAGATAATCTGGCGCGTACGAAACTGGCGGAGCTTCGGATTGCACATGGCGAATTGAAAGCGCTTGGTACGCCGAGACGCATGGTCTTGACCGTAAGAGGGATCGCGGAACGTCAGGCGGATGTGGTCAAAGAGAGTAAGGGGCCGTCTTTGAAAATCGCCTATGATGAGGCTGGTAATCCGTCGAAAGCCTGTGCTGGTTTTGCGCGAGGGCAAGGCGTTAGCGTGGAAGAACTGGTGCAGCGTGACGGCTATGTATATGCGATTGTCGAAGAAAAAGGGCAGGCTACGGAAACGGTCATGGCGCAATTCTTGACAGACTTACTGTCTGGACTCGCTTTTCCTAAAAATATGCGCTGGGGCAACTGGGATGTCAAATTTGTCCGTCCGGTTCGCTGGATGTTGGCATTGCTGGATGGAAAGGTTGTCCCGGTGGAAATTACCGGCGTTCTTTCCGGCAATAAAACGAGGGGGCATCGCTTTCTTAGCAGCGGTGAGTTCGCCGTTGCTTCCATTGATCAATATTTACAGACAATGCGTGAGCAACATGTATTAGTGGACCAGGATGAACGGCGCAATCTGATCCGCCAACAGGTTCAGGAATTGGCGGTAGCTCAGGGCGGCGTCGCCAGCATTGATGAAGAGCTGCTGGAAGAAGTCGTCTATCTGGTCGAATATCCGACGCCGCTATGCGGCCGCTTTGAAGAGGAATATCTTGCATTGCCTCCGGAAGCGGTCATGACGCCGATGCGTGAGCATCAACGTTATTTCCCGGTGAAAAAGGTGGACGGCAGTTTGTTGCCGATGTTCATCACCGTGCGCAATGGCGGCAGCGAACATATCGACATCGTACGTCATGGCAATGAACGCGTTTTGCGCGCACGCCTTGCCGATGCAAAGTTCTTTTTTGAAGAAGACAAGAAAGTTTCGCTGGCTCAGCGGGTCGAAAAATTAAAGACGATTGTATTCCAGGATGGTCTGGGAACGATGCATGACAAGGTGGAACGCCTAGGGAAATTGTCGTTGGCGGTAGCCGATGCGGTTGGCATCGCCAAGACGGAAGCGAAAGATATTGCGCGCGGTGCCTTGTTGGCGAAGGCAGATCTTGTTACCGGTATGGTGTGTGAATTTACTGAACTGCAAGGCATCATGGGGCGTGAATATGCCAAATTAAACGGTGAATCGGACGCGGTCGCAGAAACGATTTTTGAACATTACCTGCCGCGTTTTGCCGGTGATGAGCTGCCGGCTACTCCCGCAGGACAAGCGGTCAGCATTGCTGACAAAATGGACAATATTGTGGCGACATTTAGTCGCGGACTGATTCCTACAGGCTCACAGGATCCGTATGCGTTACGACGGCAGGCTCTCGGCATTGTCAATATTCTCTTGGCTGGGCGTTACCATGTATCGCTGTTGAAACTCTGTCAGGCCAGTGCGGAACTCTTGCATGTCGCGCCGGACAAAAAGGAAAAACTGATGAACGAGCTGGCGGATTTTTTCCGTTTACGCTTGAAGAATGTTCTCTCCGAAGCGGGCATTCGTTATGATATTGTGGATGCCGTTATGGCCGTGGGCTGCGATGATGTCTATGATGCGTGGCTGCGTGCGCAAGCGGTTGCGGAGGCTGTTGACGGAAAGGATTGGCTGGCCATGGCGCAGTCGTTCACACGGGCGGCTAATTTGCTGAAGCATGGCGGTACGAGTCGCGTGAAGAAAGAATTGCTCAGCGATCCGGCGGAGGTTGTTTTGTTCGAGCGGGTTTCGGCTGTGCAAGACAAGGCTGCGGTGTTGCTTGAAGCGAAGAAGTTTGCTGAATTGCTTTCGACGCTGGGCGAATTGGCAGAGCCGATTGATGCTTTCTTTGATGCTGTAATGGTAATGGCGGACGATATTGCGGTGAAGGAAAATCGGTTGTCGTTGTTGCATGCTATTGTTTCGATGGCGACGCCAGTTGTCGATCTTAGCAAGATTGTCACTGCATAA
- the glyQ gene encoding glycine--tRNA ligase subunit alpha translates to MTFQEMILTLQTFWAEQNCILMQPYDVEKGAGTMNPATFLRALGPEPWNVAYVEPSRRPADGRYGDNPNRLFQHHQYQVIMKPSPDNIQELYLESLARLGVDPAKHDIRFVEDNWESPTLGAWGLGWEVWLDGMEITQFTYFQQVGSIDVKPVAVEITYGLERLAMYIQGKENVYDLEWVNGVSYGDVFHRNEVEHSTYNFEIADTALLFQLFDMYEKEAIRVLDKGFVLPAYDYVLKCSHTFNMLDARGAISVSERTGFIGRVRNMARLCAQGYLEQREKLGYPMLKGGN, encoded by the coding sequence ATGACTTTTCAAGAAATGATATTGACGCTCCAAACGTTTTGGGCGGAACAAAATTGCATCCTGATGCAGCCTTATGATGTGGAAAAAGGCGCGGGTACGATGAATCCGGCCACCTTTTTGCGAGCCTTAGGACCGGAACCTTGGAACGTGGCCTATGTGGAACCGTCTCGTCGTCCGGCAGACGGACGCTACGGCGATAATCCGAATCGTTTGTTTCAACATCATCAATACCAAGTCATCATGAAGCCATCGCCGGACAATATCCAGGAACTGTATCTGGAAAGTTTGGCGAGGCTCGGCGTTGATCCGGCAAAGCATGATATCCGCTTCGTTGAGGATAACTGGGAATCTCCGACGCTTGGCGCGTGGGGCTTGGGTTGGGAAGTGTGGCTCGACGGCATGGAAATTACTCAATTCACTTATTTTCAGCAAGTAGGCAGTATCGATGTTAAGCCGGTTGCCGTCGAAATTACGTATGGTCTGGAACGGTTAGCCATGTATATCCAAGGCAAGGAAAACGTCTACGACCTGGAATGGGTTAACGGCGTCAGCTATGGCGACGTTTTTCACCGCAACGAAGTGGAACATTCCACATATAATTTTGAAATTGCCGATACGGCACTCTTATTTCAACTCTTTGATATGTACGAAAAAGAAGCGATCCGAGTTTTGGATAAAGGGTTTGTTTTACCAGCATACGATTATGTTTTGAAGTGTTCACATACCTTCAACATGCTGGATGCGCGCGGCGCGATCAGCGTCAGCGAACGGACCGGCTTTATCGGCCGGGTGCGCAATATGGCACGACTTTGCGCGCAGGGGTATCTGGAACAGCGTGAAAAACTAGGCTATCCGATGTTGAAAGGGGGTAACTAA
- a CDS encoding DUF502 domain-containing protein, producing the protein MNWMSKRFLNGLMVIVPLAITYAVVAQLFVFAEKLLGQYLPIQFPGLSLVVVFALIILVGWSSSYWLTRRILALGERVLSSIPGIKFIYGSVKQLSSAVFKSEDMFRQAVLVPYPHSESRAIGFVVAEPSQPIATALPEPYVCVFIPMSLNLASGFNILVPSRSVTKLDVTKESVLQYLLTAGAVMPKASEAASNAS; encoded by the coding sequence ATGAACTGGATGTCCAAGCGTTTTTTGAATGGCTTGATGGTGATTGTTCCGCTGGCGATTACGTATGCGGTCGTGGCACAGTTGTTTGTTTTCGCAGAAAAATTGCTGGGCCAATATCTGCCAATACAGTTTCCCGGTCTTAGCCTGGTGGTGGTCTTTGCCTTGATCATTTTGGTGGGCTGGTCGTCGAGTTATTGGCTGACGCGCCGGATACTGGCTTTAGGCGAACGAGTTTTGAGTTCGATTCCCGGTATCAAGTTTATCTACGGCAGCGTCAAGCAACTTTCAAGCGCCGTGTTTAAATCGGAAGATATGTTCCGTCAGGCGGTCTTGGTGCCTTATCCGCACTCAGAGAGCCGAGCCATTGGTTTTGTTGTGGCGGAACCGTCACAGCCGATTGCGACGGCTTTGCCGGAGCCCTATGTCTGTGTTTTTATTCCGATGAGTTTGAATCTGGCTTCGGGGTTCAATATTTTAGTGCCTAGCCGAAGCGTCACCAAACTGGATGTGACGAAGGAAAGCGTTCTGCAATACTTGTTGACGGCCGGAGCGGTCATGCCGAAGGCTAGTGAAGCAGCAAGCAATGCATCCTAG
- a CDS encoding cytidine deaminase, which produces MAEVEKLQQLVECAIEARRKAYVPYSKFQVGAALLGKSGKVYQGCNVENASYGLCNCAERTAIFKAVSEGETEFAALAVVGDTVEPIAPCGACRQVIAEFNIPTIIMANLKGDSRQVSLNELLPFFFSPADLEGVK; this is translated from the coding sequence ATGGCAGAGGTGGAAAAGTTGCAACAGTTGGTTGAATGTGCGATCGAAGCACGACGCAAGGCGTATGTTCCCTATTCGAAGTTTCAGGTTGGCGCGGCGTTGCTGGGGAAAAGCGGTAAGGTTTATCAGGGCTGCAATGTCGAAAACGCATCGTATGGTTTATGCAATTGCGCAGAACGTACGGCGATTTTCAAAGCGGTCTCTGAAGGCGAAACCGAGTTTGCGGCATTGGCGGTGGTCGGCGATACGGTGGAACCGATTGCTCCCTGCGGCGCTTGTCGTCAAGTCATTGCTGAATTTAACATCCCCACGATTATTATGGCGAACTTGAAAGGTGACAGCCGACAAGTTTCGCTTAACGAATTGCTGCCGTTTTTCTTTTCGCCGGCAGATTTAGAAGGAGTGAAGTAA
- the ybeY gene encoding rRNA maturation RNase YbeY, with product MEVIIHNKQQAVMLESAMKDMLHQVVAQVALVYGLADEAEVGITLVDDAAIHEMNRQYRGKDRATDVLSFALNDGEEQLEGNPAALLLGDIILSLETAMRQAEEYGHSLEREMAYLTVHGMLHLLGYDHECEAEKAEMRQEEEHVLMLLGIGRD from the coding sequence ATGGAAGTTATCATTCACAATAAACAGCAGGCGGTAATGCTTGAAAGCGCGATGAAGGATATGCTGCATCAGGTCGTAGCCCAGGTCGCGTTGGTATATGGACTGGCTGATGAAGCGGAAGTGGGCATCACATTGGTCGATGATGCTGCTATTCATGAAATGAACCGCCAGTATCGCGGCAAAGATAGAGCGACGGATGTTCTGTCTTTTGCGCTTAATGATGGCGAGGAACAGCTAGAGGGGAATCCGGCCGCACTTTTGTTGGGCGACATTATTCTTTCGCTGGAGACTGCCATGCGGCAGGCAGAGGAATATGGACACAGCTTGGAACGGGAAATGGCTTATTTAACGGTGCATGGGATGCTCCACTTGCTTGGTTATGACCATGAATGTGAGGCGGAAAAAGCCGAGATGCGTCAAGAGGAAGAACATGTCCTAATGCTTCTTGGTATTGGGCGAGATTAA
- a CDS encoding LptA/OstA family protein, with translation MKSRISISLLVLLLLFCSSAFAAKPVIKADQQYLDINTGLYVLNGHVYIEGANRVITAGQAKINMSSMEVWASEGVSLRQDDIYFTGDTVYIYGTQNRADITGNVTLSRSGLKIQALQTEYNWDTKVATFTGQVQVAQDGVPPYTVESLNYNVVTNTIL, from the coding sequence ATGAAATCTCGCATATCAATCAGTTTGCTCGTACTGCTTCTTTTGTTCTGTTCCAGCGCATTTGCCGCTAAGCCCGTCATTAAAGCCGATCAACAATATCTTGATATCAATACCGGGCTATACGTCCTAAACGGTCATGTCTATATCGAAGGCGCCAACCGCGTCATCACCGCCGGGCAGGCAAAGATAAATATGTCCAGCATGGAAGTCTGGGCCTCTGAAGGCGTCAGCCTCCGCCAAGATGATATTTACTTCACCGGCGATACTGTTTATATTTACGGTACGCAAAACAGAGCCGACATAACCGGCAACGTCACCTTGTCTCGCAGCGGGTTGAAAATCCAAGCGCTCCAAACAGAATACAATTGGGATACCAAGGTCGCTACCTTTACCGGGCAAGTCCAGGTGGCGCAAGACGGCGTTCCGCCCTACACGGTTGAGAGTCTGAATTATAACGTGGTCACAAACACCATACTGTAA
- a CDS encoding pyruvate, water dikinase regulatory protein, translated as MSPVTVIYALSDSVGETAEMIARAMASQFEEGTFEIMRVPNIKTVQQLERTMREAASQRSLICHTLVNPELRAALKDQAIAIGVPTVDIMGPMLEAGQKMSGMSPKLRPGLIHRLDDDYFKRVEAIEFAVKYDDGKNPMGLKKAEIVLVGVSRTSKTPLSMFLAHKMIKVANVPLVPEVEPPEQLFEIPTCRIVGLIIDPKKLNNIRMERLRSMGLDAQSAYADDLRIEAELAYAKKIMERLQCPVLDVSNKAIEETAGKILQLVRENGCAIRSVEA; from the coding sequence ATGAGTCCTGTGACGGTGATTTATGCATTATCGGATTCCGTCGGTGAAACGGCCGAAATGATCGCGCGTGCAATGGCCAGCCAATTTGAAGAAGGTACCTTTGAAATTATGCGAGTGCCTAATATTAAGACGGTGCAACAGTTGGAACGCACGATGCGCGAAGCCGCCAGCCAGCGTAGCCTCATTTGCCATACGTTGGTCAATCCGGAGCTTCGGGCGGCGCTGAAAGATCAGGCGATTGCAATCGGAGTTCCTACTGTTGATATCATGGGGCCAATGCTGGAAGCCGGTCAGAAAATGTCAGGAATGTCGCCGAAATTGAGACCTGGTTTGATTCATCGTTTGGACGATGATTATTTCAAGCGGGTTGAAGCGATTGAGTTTGCTGTGAAATATGATGATGGAAAAAATCCGATGGGTTTGAAAAAAGCGGAAATTGTCTTGGTCGGCGTTTCACGCACATCGAAGACGCCGCTGAGCATGTTTCTGGCTCACAAGATGATTAAGGTGGCCAATGTACCGCTTGTTCCGGAGGTAGAACCGCCGGAGCAATTATTTGAAATCCCGACTTGCCGTATTGTCGGCCTAATCATTGACCCGAAGAAGCTGAATAATATCCGTATGGAAAGACTTCGTTCGATGGGACTCGATGCACAGTCCGCTTATGCCGATGATTTGCGTATCGAAGCGGAATTGGCTTATGCGAAAAAGATCATGGAGCGTTTGCAGTGCCCCGTGCTGGATGTGTCGAATAAGGCGATTGAAGAGACCGCGGGCAAGATTCTCCAATTGGTAAGGGAGAACGGCTGTGCGATTCGTAGCGTTGAAGCCTGA